In a single window of the Streptomyces sp. NBC_00285 genome:
- a CDS encoding transglycosylase family protein, with protein MLFSGQGKHRRPSKATRVAALAGVTGVAIAAPLMAAGTASAATASEWDTVAQCESGGNWSINTGNGYYGGLQFSASTWAAYGGTAYASTANQASKSQQIAVAEKVLASQGKGAWPSCGVGLSGASYSGGSSSSSSGNSSAGSSNTSTRSSDEQSASRSSERPAAKKKTVTTPTGKKVKKGDGEYKVVKGDTLSSIAEKHKVKGGWQKVFKLNKDIVTDADFIYPGQQLHLK; from the coding sequence ATGCTGTTTTCCGGTCAGGGCAAGCACCGTCGTCCTTCCAAGGCCACCCGCGTCGCCGCGCTCGCCGGTGTCACCGGTGTCGCCATCGCCGCCCCGCTGATGGCGGCGGGCACCGCCTCCGCCGCCACCGCCTCCGAGTGGGACACCGTCGCCCAGTGCGAGTCCGGCGGCAACTGGTCCATCAACACCGGCAACGGTTACTACGGCGGCCTGCAGTTCTCGGCCTCCACCTGGGCCGCGTACGGCGGCACGGCGTACGCCTCCACCGCCAACCAGGCCAGCAAGTCGCAGCAGATAGCCGTCGCCGAGAAGGTTCTCGCCTCCCAGGGCAAGGGCGCCTGGCCGAGCTGTGGTGTGGGCCTGTCCGGCGCCTCCTACAGCGGCGGCAGCAGCTCGTCCTCCTCCGGCAACTCCTCTGCCGGCTCCTCGAACACGAGCACCCGTTCGTCCGACGAGCAGAGCGCCTCGCGTTCGTCCGAGCGTCCGGCCGCCAAGAAGAAGACCGTCACCACACCGACCGGCAAGAAGGTCAAGAAGGGTGACGGCGAGTACAAGGTCGTCAAGGGCGACACCCTCAGCTCGATCGCCGAGAAGCACAAGGTCAAGGGCGGCTGGCAGAAGGTGTTCAAGCTGAACAAGGACATCGTCACCGACGCCGACTTCATCTACCCGGGTCAGCAGCTGCACCTCAAGTAA
- a CDS encoding LysM peptidoglycan-binding domain-containing protein, with the protein MLSGNGRHRRPRQAPALLVAAGVTGSAIAIPLLGATGASAATGTTWDHVAECESGGSWSANDGNGYYGGLQMSQTNWEKYGGLSYAETADQASRNQQIAVAEKLLDDQGIAAWPTCGLLAGLSKDSSAADVDTGVGSGTPSASASGSSQSSGSSGSSDSNASDSEDSSGLLDSLDGSAATPSPSTSSSSGDDDSGKSGKSSPSGSDGSDGSAAESAQPSSGSPVVSPEEDEADKSWQQGGASALVDVGSLGSGKHRGDSAGEVATKSAPAVAGRHAAQTYTVQEGDSLASIADSLGLDGGWRALYAENKDRIGSDPSDIAAGQTLDTGAE; encoded by the coding sequence ATGCTCTCCGGGAACGGTCGTCACCGTCGCCCCCGTCAGGCTCCGGCTCTCCTCGTGGCAGCCGGTGTGACGGGATCAGCCATTGCGATCCCACTGCTCGGAGCGACCGGGGCGAGCGCTGCGACCGGCACCACCTGGGATCACGTCGCGGAGTGCGAGAGCGGCGGCTCCTGGAGCGCGAACGACGGCAACGGCTACTACGGCGGCCTGCAGATGTCCCAGACGAACTGGGAGAAGTACGGCGGCCTCTCGTACGCCGAGACCGCGGACCAGGCCAGCCGCAACCAGCAGATAGCCGTGGCCGAGAAGCTCCTCGACGACCAGGGCATCGCCGCGTGGCCGACCTGCGGCCTGCTCGCCGGGCTCAGCAAGGACTCGAGCGCGGCCGACGTCGACACGGGTGTGGGGAGCGGAACGCCCTCGGCCTCAGCGTCGGGTTCATCGCAATCATCCGGTTCATCCGGTTCGTCTGATTCCAACGCGTCGGACTCCGAGGACTCTTCCGGTCTGCTCGACTCGCTGGACGGATCAGCCGCGACGCCTTCGCCGTCGACCTCTTCGTCCAGCGGTGATGACGATTCCGGCAAGTCGGGCAAATCCAGTCCTTCCGGATCGGATGGATCCGACGGATCCGCCGCGGAGAGTGCGCAGCCTTCCAGCGGCTCGCCCGTTGTGAGCCCGGAAGAAGACGAAGCGGACAAGTCGTGGCAGCAGGGCGGCGCTTCGGCCCTCGTCGACGTCGGCTCCCTCGGCTCCGGCAAGCACCGCGGCGACAGCGCCGGCGAGGTCGCGACGAAGAGCGCGCCCGCCGTCGCGGGTCGCCATGCCGCACAGACCTACACCGTCCAGGAAGGCGACTCCCTCGCCTCCATCGCCGACTCCCTTGGCCTCGACGGCGGATGGCGTGCCCTCTATGCCGAGAACAAGGACCGCATCGGCTCCGACCCGAGCGACATCGCCGCCGGTCAGACGCTAGACACAGGGGCTGAATAG
- a CDS encoding cytochrome P450 family protein: MFSWEFATDPYPAYAWLREHAPVHRTRLPSGVEAWLVTRYADAKQALADPRLSKNPAHHDEPEHAKGKTGIPGERKAELMTHLLNIDPPDHTRLRRLVSKAFTPRRVAEFESRVQELTDRLIDEFAEKGSADLIHEFAFPLPIYAICDLLGVPREDQDDFRDWAGMMIRHGGGPRGGVARAVKKMRGYLAELIHRKREALPAEPTPGEDLISGLIRASDHGEHLTENEAAAMAFILLFAGFETTVNLIGNGVHALLTHPEQRNRLQASLAAQERGLLETGVEELLRYDGPVELATWRFATQALRIGGQDIAAGDPVLVVLAAADRDPERFADPDVLDLSRRDNQHLGYGHGIHYCLGAPLARLEGQTALATLLTRLPDLQLAVDSADLRWRGGLIMRGLRTLPVEFTPVP; this comes from the coding sequence CTGTTCTCCTGGGAGTTCGCCACCGACCCCTACCCCGCCTACGCCTGGCTCCGTGAGCATGCTCCCGTGCACCGGACCCGCCTCCCCAGCGGGGTGGAGGCATGGCTGGTCACCCGGTACGCCGATGCCAAGCAGGCGCTCGCCGACCCGCGGCTCAGCAAGAACCCGGCGCATCACGACGAGCCCGAGCACGCCAAGGGCAAGACCGGTATCCCGGGGGAGCGCAAGGCGGAGCTGATGACGCATCTGCTGAACATCGACCCGCCGGACCACACCCGCCTGCGACGGCTCGTCAGCAAGGCGTTCACGCCCAGGAGGGTCGCCGAGTTCGAGTCGCGGGTGCAGGAGTTGACCGACCGTCTCATCGACGAGTTCGCGGAGAAGGGGTCCGCCGACCTCATCCACGAGTTCGCCTTCCCACTCCCCATCTACGCGATCTGCGACCTGCTCGGCGTCCCCCGCGAGGACCAGGACGACTTCCGGGACTGGGCGGGCATGATGATCCGCCACGGGGGAGGCCCGCGGGGCGGGGTTGCGCGGGCCGTGAAGAAGATGCGCGGCTATCTCGCCGAACTCATCCACCGCAAGCGGGAAGCGCTGCCCGCCGAACCGACTCCCGGCGAGGACCTCATCTCAGGGCTCATCCGCGCCTCCGACCACGGCGAGCACCTGACCGAGAACGAGGCCGCTGCCATGGCCTTCATCCTCCTGTTCGCAGGTTTCGAGACCACCGTGAACCTCATCGGCAACGGGGTCCACGCCCTTCTCACCCACCCCGAACAGCGAAACCGGCTCCAGGCGTCTCTGGCGGCTCAGGAGAGAGGGCTTCTGGAGACCGGCGTGGAGGAGCTCCTCCGGTACGACGGCCCGGTCGAGCTGGCCACCTGGCGGTTCGCCACCCAGGCGCTGCGGATCGGCGGACAGGACATCGCGGCAGGTGACCCCGTGCTGGTGGTACTCGCCGCCGCGGACCGGGATCCGGAGCGGTTCGCCGACCCCGATGTCCTCGATCTCTCCCGCCGTGACAATCAGCACCTCGGTTACGGCCACGGCATCCACTACTGCCTCGGTGCCCCGCTCGCCCGACTGGAAGGGCAGACCGCGCTCGCGACGCTCCTCACCCGCCTCCCCGACCTGCAACTCGCGGTGGATTCAGCTGATTTGCGCTGGCGCGGCGGACTCATCATGCGCGGACTACGCACTTTGCCCGTGGAGTTCACGCCCGTGCCGTAA
- a CDS encoding nucleoside triphosphate pyrophosphohydrolase — MNATGFEPAPHQDPDTASAPGRIVLLTTSHRVAPGLLSWPAWQALHAADRVLCADGAHPQLPYLREAGIRVDETSPTTEELVGACAGGHTVVVVATGEGEPALTDGLARLAGSGRTQMPDLELLPASYDLPGARLLDLVQVMDRIRAECPWSSQQTHKGLAKYGIEEAYELVEAIEEGDRDELREELGDVLLQVVFHARIAEDDPDAPFSVDDVAGGIVTKLIHRHPHVFGDETATTPEEVKAHWLRTKATEKQRTSVTDGVPLGQPGLALAAKLTSRVRTAGLEVPLPDTGGIGYELLALAARAETEGIDPEAALRAAARAYRDAIREAETPHHAG, encoded by the coding sequence GTGAACGCAACCGGCTTCGAGCCCGCCCCCCACCAGGACCCCGACACGGCGTCCGCCCCCGGCCGCATCGTCCTGCTCACCACCAGCCACCGGGTAGCCCCGGGCCTGCTGTCCTGGCCCGCCTGGCAGGCGCTGCACGCCGCCGACCGTGTTCTCTGTGCGGACGGGGCCCACCCCCAGCTGCCGTATCTGCGCGAGGCGGGCATACGGGTCGACGAGACGTCCCCGACCACCGAGGAACTGGTCGGCGCCTGCGCGGGCGGTCACACGGTGGTCGTCGTGGCCACGGGCGAGGGCGAGCCGGCCCTCACGGACGGTCTGGCCCGCCTCGCCGGTTCCGGACGCACACAGATGCCCGACCTGGAGCTGCTCCCCGCCTCCTACGACCTACCGGGCGCCCGGCTCCTCGACCTCGTCCAGGTCATGGACCGCATCCGCGCCGAGTGCCCCTGGTCCTCCCAGCAGACCCACAAGGGCCTTGCGAAGTACGGCATCGAGGAGGCGTACGAACTCGTCGAGGCCATCGAGGAGGGCGACCGCGACGAACTCCGAGAGGAACTCGGGGACGTCCTGCTCCAGGTCGTCTTCCACGCCCGTATCGCCGAGGACGACCCGGACGCCCCGTTCTCCGTCGACGACGTCGCCGGCGGCATCGTCACCAAGCTCATCCACCGCCACCCGCATGTCTTCGGCGACGAGACGGCGACGACACCGGAGGAGGTCAAGGCGCACTGGCTGCGTACCAAGGCGACGGAGAAACAGCGCACCTCCGTGACCGACGGCGTCCCCCTCGGCCAGCCGGGCCTGGCCCTCGCCGCCAAGCTCACCTCCCGTGTCCGCACGGCCGGCCTGGAGGTCCCGCTCCCGGACACCGGGGGCATCGGCTACGAACTCCTCGCCCTGGCCGCCCGCGCCGAGACGGAGGGCATCGACCCGGAGGCGGCCCTGCGCGCGGCGGCGCGGGCGTACCGGGACGCGATCCGGGAGGCCGAGACACCGCACCACGCCGGATGA
- a CDS encoding SurA N-terminal domain-containing protein: MHRRRRTALVLSAALAAAAPLLTACGSDAHPGAAAVVGNQRITVAQLENRVTEVRDAQRTVGTDQTGQTVALKGTLARDVLHNMVLDRVLHRAAENAGVTVTRKEVQQLRSALEEQAGSAKALETAWFDQYGIAPERLDDNLHLRLEAQKLATGLGTETGTPAFWSALSKASKELDVDLNPRYGTWDAKTSTRVDVKTPWVRDVTATGSEQTT; encoded by the coding sequence TTGCACCGCCGCCGTCGCACCGCGCTAGTCCTCTCCGCCGCCCTCGCCGCAGCGGCACCACTTCTCACCGCCTGCGGAAGCGACGCGCATCCCGGCGCGGCGGCCGTCGTCGGCAACCAGCGGATCACCGTCGCACAGCTGGAGAACCGGGTGACCGAGGTGCGTGACGCACAGCGGACGGTCGGCACGGACCAGACCGGGCAGACAGTCGCCCTCAAGGGCACGCTCGCCCGCGACGTCCTGCACAACATGGTCCTCGACCGCGTGCTGCACCGGGCGGCCGAGAACGCGGGCGTGACCGTGACCCGCAAGGAGGTCCAGCAGCTGAGGTCCGCCCTGGAGGAACAGGCCGGCAGCGCCAAGGCTCTGGAGACGGCCTGGTTCGACCAGTACGGCATCGCGCCCGAACGTCTCGACGACAACCTCCACCTCCGGCTGGAGGCACAGAAACTCGCCACCGGGCTCGGCACCGAAACCGGCACCCCCGCCTTCTGGAGCGCCCTGAGCAAGGCCTCCAAGGAACTCGACGTGGACCTCAACCCGCGCTACGGCACCTGGGACGCCAAGACGAGCACTCGCGTCGACGTGAAGACCCCGTGGGTACGGGACGTCACGGCGACGGGGAGCGAGCAGACCACGTAG
- a CDS encoding glycoside hydrolase domain-containing protein codes for MSSHRQSKKRRYATWGVAGAAVVAGAGLAAQSSMAATTWPAQKTYTGRAFDTCAAPSLSAMKAWHGGLYGAAAVYIGGKNRGCAQPNLTASWVKSVSTVGWKLIPLYVGAQPSCQTGSSPEKLTASTAASLGAKDGTDAVAKAAALGMKVGSPIYLDMESYDITNKACNDAVLTYVRAFGKTLRAKTYRAGFYGFTSSSAKAIANATDKTDLPGNLWYALWDKQNTTTADWPFGAKQYTDHSRGHQYLVNSKESRGGYTITVDRDAWDGPVAITG; via the coding sequence ATGTCCAGCCACAGGCAGTCGAAGAAGCGCAGATACGCCACGTGGGGCGTCGCCGGCGCGGCCGTCGTCGCCGGAGCGGGACTCGCCGCACAGAGCTCGATGGCCGCGACCACCTGGCCCGCCCAGAAGACGTACACCGGCCGCGCGTTCGACACCTGCGCCGCTCCCTCCCTCTCCGCCATGAAGGCCTGGCACGGCGGCCTCTACGGCGCCGCCGCCGTCTACATCGGCGGTAAGAACCGCGGCTGCGCCCAGCCCAACCTGACCGCCTCCTGGGTCAAGTCGGTCAGCACGGTCGGCTGGAAGCTCATCCCCCTCTACGTCGGCGCCCAGCCGTCCTGCCAGACGGGCTCCAGCCCCGAGAAGCTCACTGCCTCCACCGCCGCGTCCCTGGGTGCGAAGGACGGCACGGACGCGGTGGCCAAGGCCGCCGCGCTCGGCATGAAGGTCGGCAGCCCGATCTACCTGGACATGGAGTCGTACGACATCACGAACAAGGCGTGCAACGACGCCGTGCTCACCTATGTGCGCGCGTTCGGCAAGACCCTGCGCGCGAAGACGTACCGCGCGGGCTTCTACGGCTTCACCAGTTCCAGTGCCAAGGCGATCGCCAACGCGACCGACAAGACCGACCTGCCGGGCAACCTCTGGTACGCGCTGTGGGACAAGCAGAACACCACCACCGCGGACTGGCCCTTCGGCGCCAAGCAGTACACGGATCACAGCCGCGGTCACCAGTACCTGGTGAACAGCAAGGAGAGCCGCGGCGGCTACACGATCACCGTGGACCGGGACGCCTGGGACGGGCCGGTCGCGATCACCGGCTGA
- a CDS encoding protein kinase domain-containing protein has translation MSTLIGQGGMGQVWTAYDGRLDRRVAVKLLRPDKVAGQEADELRRRFVRECRVTAQVDHPGLVTVHDAGSEGEELFLVMQYVDGADLSDHLAEHDPYPWQWAVAVAAQLCAVLSAVHAVPIIHRDLKPRNVMVKQDGTVTVLDLGVASVMDTDTTRLTHTGSPIGSPAYMSPEQAMGGAVGPYTDLYALGVVLHELLSGDVPFAGSTALGVLHRHLYEPPLPVRRSRPEVPEALEALVLRLLAKDPQHRPASAQDVYEDLSPLLPTLGTPTGAPLDPTRPFLRPHAPWPDRARTPAPQPAPVTPVPEKAEKPDVARAVDEVKRLLGEGRITQAVDILGGILPAAAEQHGVHSPVVRTLRKQYAATLMDDGQYRRALPELRRLADERAAEAGQADPQSLRFRYDAAQCLEQLGEPAAALAEYRALLPYYENQYVAGGPELAHDVRRRIGHLLLALGDRAAAHDTLARLLHDVERLQGPGQPLAVEIRRTLQWLSQVRG, from the coding sequence CTGTCCACGCTCATCGGACAGGGCGGCATGGGGCAGGTGTGGACGGCGTACGACGGGCGGCTCGACCGGCGCGTGGCGGTGAAACTGCTGCGCCCCGACAAGGTGGCCGGACAGGAGGCGGACGAACTGCGCCGCCGGTTCGTGCGGGAGTGCCGGGTGACCGCGCAGGTCGACCACCCGGGCCTCGTCACCGTGCACGACGCGGGCAGCGAGGGCGAGGAACTGTTCCTCGTCATGCAGTACGTCGACGGCGCGGACCTCTCCGACCATCTCGCCGAGCACGACCCGTACCCCTGGCAGTGGGCGGTCGCGGTCGCCGCGCAACTGTGCGCCGTGTTGAGCGCCGTGCACGCCGTGCCGATCATTCACCGCGACCTCAAGCCACGCAATGTGATGGTGAAGCAGGACGGCACGGTCACCGTCCTCGACCTCGGTGTCGCCTCCGTCATGGACACCGACACCACCCGCCTCACCCACACCGGCTCGCCGATCGGCTCACCCGCCTACATGTCGCCCGAGCAGGCGATGGGCGGCGCGGTCGGCCCGTACACCGACCTGTACGCACTCGGCGTCGTGCTGCACGAACTGCTCAGCGGCGACGTCCCGTTCGCCGGTTCCACGGCGCTCGGCGTGCTGCACCGGCACCTGTACGAGCCCCCGCTGCCCGTGCGCCGCAGCCGCCCCGAAGTCCCCGAGGCGCTGGAGGCACTCGTTCTGCGCCTGCTCGCCAAGGACCCGCAGCACCGCCCGGCCTCCGCGCAGGACGTCTACGAGGACCTGTCACCGCTCCTGCCCACGCTCGGCACGCCCACCGGAGCGCCCCTCGACCCCACGCGCCCCTTCCTGCGTCCACACGCCCCCTGGCCGGACCGCGCACGCACGCCCGCGCCCCAGCCCGCGCCGGTCACCCCCGTTCCGGAGAAGGCCGAGAAGCCGGATGTCGCGCGCGCGGTCGACGAGGTCAAGCGGCTGCTCGGCGAGGGCCGCATCACCCAGGCCGTCGACATCCTCGGCGGCATCCTGCCCGCGGCCGCCGAACAGCACGGCGTGCACTCCCCGGTCGTCCGCACCCTGCGCAAGCAGTACGCGGCCACCCTCATGGACGACGGCCAGTACCGGCGCGCGCTGCCCGAACTGCGCCGCCTCGCCGACGAACGCGCCGCCGAGGCGGGCCAGGCGGACCCGCAGTCACTGCGCTTCCGCTACGACGCCGCCCAGTGTCTGGAACAGCTCGGCGAACCGGCGGCGGCCCTGGCCGAGTACCGTGCGCTGCTGCCGTACTACGAGAACCAGTACGTCGCCGGCGGCCCCGAACTCGCCCACGACGTCCGCCGCCGCATCGGCCACCTGCTCCTCGCCCTCGGTGACCGCGCCGCCGCCCACGACACCCTCGCGCGACTGCTGCACGACGTGGAACGGCTGCAGGGGCCCGGGCAGCCGCTCGCGGTGGAGATCCGCCGGACGCTGCAATGGCTGAGCCAGGTGCGCGGCTAG
- a CDS encoding N-6 DNA methylase — MQDNATEVTAAGIARLAGVGRAAVSNWRRRHADFPRPVGGSETSPSFALAEVESWLRKQGKLAEVPLRERVWQQLSGHPEGPVTALTHAGCVLLLIHDRPPVWLDVSAGSDERLADMLPGALREVLTPRFGSAPTVNTPNAVNTPRAVNTPAVVNTPGSVPARDAARPAGVNTANIASAERAATNPKNGAHTPPTAPPVNTRPAVHAPTAPELRPSAPLLRGVAELAAELGARQTFEFLLGRYLDANPRQYTLTPADLAALMADLVGPARTVLDPACGTGALLRAAATRPDQELYAQDSAPELAALTTLRLALHTWSTIHGATGDTLRADAHPRLHADAVLCHPPFNERNWGHDELAYDPRWEYGFPARTESELAWVQHALARLKDGGAGVLLMPPAAASRRSGRRIRADLLRRGALRAVIALPVGAAPPYNIPLHLWVLRRPEKAPAQPEVLLVDVGQFAGEGRGGPDWRAVREAVLDAWQTFGRAGRFAERPGLARALPVIELLDDDVDLAPARHLPPATMADGAEQLTAVRERLNETLRLTVDLTPPRADAAQPSRWPLTTIGELARGGALLLRTGGNGGHARVPVLTDHDVLSGTDPSGTLPESEEEAVLTEPGDVVVPVLGGGSMARVIDEAAGGAVLGRNLVLLRPDPAALDPWYLAGFLRGTANNRQASSYASTATRLDVRRLHLPRLPLDEQRRYGERFRALDEFERALRRAGRLGEQLVRGMYDGLTDGTVAPD, encoded by the coding sequence GTGCAGGACAACGCGACTGAGGTGACCGCTGCCGGTATCGCACGACTGGCCGGCGTCGGCCGCGCGGCCGTCAGTAACTGGCGCCGTCGGCACGCCGACTTCCCGAGGCCCGTCGGCGGCAGCGAGACCAGCCCGTCCTTCGCACTGGCGGAAGTCGAGTCCTGGCTGCGCAAGCAGGGGAAACTCGCCGAAGTGCCCCTGCGGGAGCGCGTCTGGCAGCAGCTCTCGGGCCATCCCGAGGGCCCGGTCACCGCACTCACCCACGCGGGCTGCGTCCTGTTGCTGATCCACGACCGCCCACCGGTCTGGCTGGACGTGAGCGCCGGCTCCGACGAGCGTCTTGCGGACATGCTGCCGGGGGCGCTGCGGGAGGTGCTGACGCCGCGATTCGGATCAGCGCCGACTGTGAACACGCCTAACGCCGTGAACACGCCTCGGGCCGTGAACACCCCGGCCGTCGTGAACACCCCGGGCTCGGTTCCGGCACGCGACGCCGCCCGGCCTGCAGGCGTGAACACCGCGAACATCGCAAGCGCCGAGCGCGCCGCGACCAACCCCAAGAACGGCGCGCACACCCCGCCCACCGCCCCTCCCGTGAACACCCGCCCGGCCGTTCACGCCCCCACCGCCCCCGAACTCCGCCCCTCCGCGCCCCTCCTGCGCGGCGTCGCGGAGCTGGCCGCGGAGCTGGGCGCCCGTCAGACGTTCGAGTTCCTGCTCGGCAGGTACCTCGACGCCAACCCGCGTCAGTACACGCTCACCCCCGCCGACCTGGCCGCCCTCATGGCCGACCTCGTCGGCCCCGCCCGCACCGTCCTCGACCCGGCCTGCGGCACCGGAGCCCTCCTGCGGGCGGCAGCCACCCGCCCCGACCAGGAGCTCTACGCCCAGGACAGCGCCCCCGAACTTGCCGCTCTCACCACGCTCCGGCTCGCCCTGCACACCTGGTCCACGATCCACGGCGCCACCGGCGACACCCTGCGCGCCGACGCCCACCCTCGGCTGCACGCCGACGCCGTCCTGTGCCACCCGCCGTTCAACGAACGCAACTGGGGCCACGACGAACTCGCCTACGACCCCCGCTGGGAGTACGGCTTCCCGGCCCGCACCGAGTCCGAGCTCGCCTGGGTCCAGCACGCGCTCGCCCGCCTCAAGGACGGCGGCGCCGGCGTCCTGCTCATGCCGCCCGCCGCCGCCTCCCGCCGCTCCGGCCGCCGAATCCGCGCCGACCTGCTGCGCCGCGGTGCCCTGCGCGCCGTGATCGCCCTCCCGGTCGGGGCGGCACCGCCGTACAACATCCCGCTGCACCTGTGGGTGCTGCGCCGGCCGGAGAAGGCGCCCGCGCAGCCGGAGGTGCTGCTTGTGGACGTGGGGCAGTTCGCGGGGGAGGGGCGCGGCGGACCGGACTGGCGGGCCGTGCGCGAGGCCGTGCTCGACGCCTGGCAGACCTTCGGCCGGGCCGGCCGTTTCGCCGAACGGCCCGGTCTGGCCCGCGCGCTGCCCGTCATCGAACTCCTCGACGACGACGTGGACCTCGCCCCCGCCCGCCACCTGCCACCCGCCACGATGGCCGACGGCGCCGAACAGCTCACGGCCGTGCGCGAGCGCCTGAACGAGACGCTCCGCCTGACCGTCGACCTCACCCCGCCGCGCGCCGACGCCGCGCAGCCCTCGCGCTGGCCGCTGACCACCATTGGCGAACTCGCGCGCGGAGGCGCTCTGTTGCTGCGCACGGGCGGAAACGGCGGCCACGCGCGTGTGCCCGTCCTCACCGACCACGACGTCCTCTCCGGGACCGACCCCTCCGGGACGCTTCCCGAGAGCGAGGAGGAGGCCGTGCTGACCGAGCCGGGCGACGTCGTCGTACCGGTGCTCGGCGGGGGTTCGATGGCGCGCGTGATCGACGAGGCGGCCGGGGGCGCCGTCCTGGGGCGCAACCTTGTGCTGCTGCGCCCCGATCCCGCCGCGCTCGACCCCTGGTACCTCGCCGGCTTCCTGCGCGGCACCGCGAACAACCGGCAGGCCAGCAGCTACGCCTCCACCGCGACACGCCTGGACGTGCGCCGGCTTCACCTGCCCCGGCTCCCGCTCGACGAGCAACGGCGTTACGGCGAGCGCTTCCGCGCGCTGGACGAGTTCGAGCGGGCGCTCCGACGCGCGGGCCGGCTCGGGGAGCAGCTCGTGCGCGGGATGTACGACGGACTGACGGACGGGACGGTCGCGCCCGACTGA
- a CDS encoding GNAT family N-acetyltransferase: MELKVSSLAERPEMRERVLGMANSWPEFVTEDPVGNAHYGRISAELPEYVLFAEDERGEVVAHAHSVPFALHAEGRGELPARGWDQVLVWAFDDLRRGVRPDTVSAISVVVDPRLQGHGLSARMLSAMRDSARAHGFSEVVAPVRPSAKHLEPRTPIHEYAHRVRPDGLPHDPWLRVHARSGAVVHAVAPASMTVSGSLEQWRRWTGLPFDTQGDIEVPGALVPVRCEPERGYAVYVEPNVWMRHTL; encoded by the coding sequence ATGGAGCTGAAGGTGTCGAGTCTCGCCGAGCGCCCCGAGATGCGGGAGCGCGTCCTCGGCATGGCGAACAGCTGGCCGGAGTTCGTGACCGAGGATCCCGTGGGCAACGCCCACTACGGCCGGATCTCCGCCGAACTCCCCGAGTATGTGCTGTTCGCCGAGGACGAGCGAGGTGAGGTCGTCGCGCACGCCCACAGCGTGCCCTTCGCCCTTCACGCCGAGGGGCGCGGTGAACTGCCCGCCCGGGGCTGGGACCAAGTGCTCGTGTGGGCCTTCGACGATCTGCGCCGAGGCGTACGGCCGGACACGGTCAGCGCGATCTCGGTCGTCGTCGATCCGCGTCTCCAGGGCCACGGCCTGTCCGCCCGGATGCTCTCGGCGATGCGTGACAGCGCCCGCGCCCACGGCTTCAGCGAGGTGGTCGCCCCCGTCCGCCCCAGCGCCAAGCACCTGGAGCCGCGCACCCCCATCCACGAGTACGCCCACCGCGTACGCCCCGACGGCCTGCCGCACGACCCCTGGTTGCGCGTCCACGCCCGGTCCGGGGCCGTTGTCCACGCGGTGGCACCGGCCTCCATGACGGTGTCCGGCTCGCTGGAGCAGTGGCGTCGCTGGACCGGGCTGCCCTTCGACACTCAGGGCGACATCGAGGTCCCGGGGGCGCTGGTGCCGGTGCGGTGCGAACCGGAGCGCGGGTACGCGGTGTACGTCGAGCCCAACGTATGGATGCGGCACACCCTTTGA
- a CDS encoding HNH endonuclease family protein translates to MRLRGGAAAAVVLVFAVAGCKAETTAGSGGPEESGGSGAALTAAKSLTVKGRAPKTGYDRDRFGTAWADTDSNECDTRDDILKRDLEDVKFTSGDCKVSYGVLQSDPYSGKEVTYRRGRSQVDIDHMVALSDAWQKGAKYWAAGKRIALANDPLNLLAVDASTNRSKGDGDTATWLPPNKAYRCTYVAAQVAVKKKYDLWVTAAEKSAMEKVLSGCAGQKLPTGGNPTAAPPRFHAD, encoded by the coding sequence ATGCGTCTGAGGGGCGGGGCCGCGGCTGCCGTCGTACTGGTGTTCGCTGTGGCCGGGTGCAAGGCGGAGACGACCGCAGGGTCCGGCGGGCCGGAGGAGAGCGGGGGCTCGGGTGCGGCCCTCACCGCCGCGAAGTCGCTCACCGTGAAGGGGCGGGCGCCCAAGACGGGGTACGACCGCGACAGGTTCGGCACCGCGTGGGCGGACACGGACTCGAACGAGTGCGACACCCGCGACGACATACTCAAACGCGACCTGGAGGACGTGAAGTTCACCAGCGGGGACTGCAAGGTGTCCTACGGCGTGCTGCAGTCGGACCCGTACTCGGGCAAGGAGGTGACCTACCGGCGCGGGCGCAGCCAGGTCGACATCGACCATATGGTCGCGCTCTCCGACGCCTGGCAGAAGGGCGCCAAGTACTGGGCCGCCGGCAAACGCATAGCCCTTGCCAACGACCCCCTCAACCTTCTCGCCGTGGACGCGAGTACCAACCGCTCCAAGGGTGACGGTGACACGGCGACGTGGCTGCCGCCCAACAAGGCGTACCGGTGCACCTATGTGGCCGCCCAGGTCGCTGTGAAGAAGAAGTACGACCTGTGGGTCACGGCTGCCGAGAAGTCCGCGATGGAGAAGGTCCTCTCGGGCTGCGCCGGCCAGAAGCTGCCGACCGGTGGTAACCCGACGGCCGCACCGCCGAGGTTCCACGCGGACTGA